Part of the Paeniglutamicibacter sulfureus genome, AGCAGGCCAACCTCGCTGAACGGGTCCTGGTTCGCGGCGTCGCGGGCCAACGCGTCAACGGCGAGGGCCTGGGCAACCGTGCGGGCTACGGATGCCCAATGTTCAAGTTCGCGCTCGTCGGCATGCCCGTTCCATGGGGTGCGGGGAAGAGTGTCGGTGTCAATGGCGGTGGTGCTCATGCGGGTGGTCTCCTTCGAGGGTTCGCGTCGAATCAATGACTCGACTCTAGGAACCGGGAAGGGGGTTGCGCACCCGGCGCGTCAACGGCCGAAGCGCGTTGTCATGAAGCGTCACCCCCGCCGCTGGAACGCCGCCGCGCATGCCACGGGAAGTCACCGGGCGTCATCGAGCGGACATGCGGGCACACGGAAGGTCATGGATATTGCCCGCGCTCGCCGGTTATGCGGCGGGATGCGCGGTGGGCCTGGGGGCTGGCTAGCCGTTGCCGCTGGCAGCGACCGCGGTGACCAGGCCCTGGAGCTCGGGGACCCGGGCGGCGTTTTCGAGCGCTTCCCGGAGCACCGCATCATGTGTCGGGTGAGCCTCGACGAGCAGTTGCTCCCCTGCCTCGGTGAGTTCGGTATAGATCCCGCGCCTGTCATCCAGGCACAGGATGCGGGTCAGCAGGGCACGGTCCTCGAGACGGGTCACCAATCGGGTGGTGGCCGACGAAGAGAGTGCGGCGGCACGGGCGAGCTGGGCCATGCGCATGTGCCAGCCGTCCTGCCGGCTCAGGGCATCGAGCACCGTGAAT contains:
- a CDS encoding MarR family winged helix-turn-helix transcriptional regulator, which gives rise to MGIKDDAVQVRAQGWRTLAALHNLIEGELERALQAKHGLSVVEFTVLDALSRQDGWHMRMAQLARAAALSSSATTRLVTRLEDRALLTRILCLDDRRGIYTELTEAGEQLLVEAHPTHDAVLREALENAARVPELQGLVTAVAASGNG